A segment of the Serratia fonticola genome:
CAAACGGTTTTCATTACTGCGCAGCATGTTGAAGGCTAGCCGCAATTGCCCTGCCAGCCCCGCATCCTGTACCACCGGTTCGGGAAAGTACGGGGTGGCACCCGCTGCCGTTTTCAGATCGCGGGATAAAAATGCCAACAGTTCCGGTTTGGGGTACATTGCCTGATACGACCAGCCGTCCTCACTGGCGGCGCTGCCGGTATGGATATCGTCGGCATTCACCAGGATCACGCTGCCCAGCGGCGCAACATGCTCGCCTCCGGTACGGTAAAACCGTTGAGCACCATCGTCAATCACGCCCACGCAGAAGCCTTCATGGCTATGGCGAGAAAATGTCTGGCGGCGATAAGTCGCCTGCAGGACCTCCAATCCGCCAAGATCGTCGACGTGCATGAAGTTAGCCTGTTCCTGCCGCCCTTTCCGCCCCGCACTTTGCGCCATAATGCCCTCTTCGCCAAATGAGGCTTATTCTAGCATCCGCCCAATCCCGGCGTTTGTACAAAATTGCCCCTCAACGTCCCCCTCTCAGACAAAGAAATTTAGCGCCTTAAGCATGAGACTTTGCTCAATAAGGATAATCACAACGCATAGGAAACATCTTAGCTAATATCGAGGAAAACTTTGCAAGCGCTTGCAAAATAAGCATATATAGATTGCCCTCGATTTCCATATACATTAAGATTTCTTATCAAACATATACACCACATTTATATCTAACGCTAAATATTCACGCCATCAATAAGGATATAACCATTTGGATGCTAGCGGTCTGCGGTTTACGTTGAGTGTAGGGAGCTTACCCCCAGAAACTTTCGTCGTCTCTGGGTTTACATTGCACGAGCAATTCTCCACCTTATTCACGCTTGAACTTGATGTCGCCAGTGCTATTTCCAGCCTCGCGTTTCGCTCTATTCTGGATAACAGCGCCACCTTAACGATTTGGCGCGAAACAGAGAAACTGCGAAGCGTGAATGGTATTGTCACTTCCGTTGAACAGGGGGATACCGGACGGCATCAAACCCGTTACCGGCTCAGCATACGCCCGGCACTCTGGCGTGCAGGTTTAGGCCACGCCTCTCGTATTTTCCAGCAGCAAGGCTTTTTGGAAATACTGGAAAGCCTGCTGAAGGACAATAACATTACCGATTACGCGTACTCGTTACGTTATTCCCACCCCGCTCGCGAGTTTTGTGTGCAATATAATGAAAGCGATCTCGATTTCATTAATAGAATGGCCGCAGAGGAAGGCATTTTTTACTTCTTCGAACATGTGGACGGGATGCACACGGTGGTCTTTTCTGATGATTGCGCCGTGCTGAATAACGGGCCGACACTGCCTTATTATCCAAACCAACAGCAGCCCACCTTTGATGAGCTTTGCGTCACGGCGTTTAAACGTCGCGAAAGCCTGCGCCTCTCTGAAGTATTGCTGAAGGATTACACCTTTAAAAATCCCCTCTGGGCCGCGGAATATCACGACTATGCCCGCGATGATGAGCATCAATCTGGCCGGTATTATCATTATGATTACCCGGGGCGCTATAAAAGCAAAACCGGTGAATCTTTTGCCCGTTGGCGCGTTCAGGCTCTGCGTAATGATGCTCATCAGGGCGAAGGGGCCAGTAATTGCCCAACTCTGCAACCCGGAGTCCGTTTTACCCTGGAAAACCATCCGCAGGATGCACTGAACACGCGCTGGCAAATTACCCAGGCGGTTCACACCGGACAACAACCACAAGCGCTGGAAACCGAAAGCGGCGGGCAAGGCAC
Coding sequences within it:
- a CDS encoding AraC family transcriptional regulator, translating into MAQSAGRKGRQEQANFMHVDDLGGLEVLQATYRRQTFSRHSHEGFCVGVIDDGAQRFYRTGGEHVAPLGSVILVNADDIHTGSAASEDGWSYQAMYPKPELLAFLSRDLKTAAGATPYFPEPVVQDAGLAGQLRLAFNMLRSNENRLVKETMVFSALTWLMLRHGKSRTDPVPQSRAQTQIARIKTFLDDFPEADISLLELAQQVGLSPYYLLRQFQQATGLPPHAYQIQARLRKGRQMLKAGNGVLETALACGFHDQSHFHRHFRKSIGVTPGDYVKSLR
- the tssI gene encoding type VI secretion system tip protein VgrG, with the protein product MDASGLRFTLSVGSLPPETFVVSGFTLHEQFSTLFTLELDVASAISSLAFRSILDNSATLTIWRETEKLRSVNGIVTSVEQGDTGRHQTRYRLSIRPALWRAGLGHASRIFQQQGFLEILESLLKDNNITDYAYSLRYSHPAREFCVQYNESDLDFINRMAAEEGIFYFFEHVDGMHTVVFSDDCAVLNNGPTLPYYPNQQQPTFDELCVTAFKRRESLRLSEVLLKDYTFKNPLWAAEYHDYARDDEHQSGRYYHYDYPGRYKSKTGESFARWRVQALRNDAHQGEGASNCPTLQPGVRFTLENHPQDALNTRWQITQAVHTGQQPQALETESGGQGTTLTSQFAFIPNNQTWRPHPLPKPRIDGAQIAIVTGPEGEEIFCDEFGRVKVRFLWDRSGKTDDSSSCWVRVSHPWAGPRWGMSAIPRIGHEVIVEFLNGDPDQPVIIGRTYHANHLPPGNLPGTKTQMSIRSKTHKGDGFNELRFEDEKDKEEVFIHAQKNMAIRVLNSQDAQVGYNRTTQIGHDDELAIAHDRKVTVEGQQDHKTQGNYREWVVGDKNLRVSGDVAQLIEGVLSAKVSRDITVQSDSKITLRVAGSMVVIHAGGVDIKGPEVNVNGPASPGELVLPASPAILAVAAKRGSMFVAHCPENKQQVQEGGQ